The DNA segment aatttaaaaaaaaaaaaaaaagtgaacaattaataatttaattagccCTTTCAATTTGGCGCATGAAAACAGTTTCCAAATCAGGAGGAGTAAAGAACTCTCTAACACTGGAACTGTAATTACATTTCAATGTAGCTTTTCGCTTCTTCGGAGCCGGCGGCGGCAACTTTCTCACCGGAATTCTTGCTTCTGAATTGGTCGGCGTCGTTGAACATTCCTCAATTTCACTTTTCTCCACCGGATTAGTATAAATAGGCTTTAACGGAGCTCGTAAAGGAATTCCGGCAATAACCCATTTTTTACCATCGAATTCTAATCCACTCTCCGATTGATGCTTTCCGGAAAACCCCATGATTTAATAATTTATCTCCCAATTGAAAGAAAAACCGAATTAATATAGCAAGGAATAAGGAATAAAGTTTGCAGAGaagagaataattaaaagatGGATTTGTTTGATGGTGTGGGGATTGGTTGAGAAACCAGAAGGAAAGTGATGAAGAAAAGATAATGAAAAGGAGAGGAATGAGACTTCCTTctttctgatatatatatatatatatatatatatatatatatatatatatatatatagagagagagagagagagagagagagagaagagagagatttTCAAACTTCAAAAGAAGGTATGGATCACAAGAGtaaagggagagagagagaagagttttAATGGATGCTATAAAATAGTATATTTTAGTTGAAATTAAATGCCAAAAAATAGTATCAAATAAATTCTAATATTTATAAACCAGTCGAGTTTGAGTATGGTGAAACTCGACTCAGTCTATAAACAAGTTGAGTTTGAAGGCGGTGAAACTTGATTCAAAAACTCGCAATTGAATGGGTTCATGATAATGTTCATAAAAACACTTATGAACAAGTTTGGTTCGATTATTTTTCTAATTACAAAGGGGAAGTGTGACCTACGTAATAGGCTTcaaaactatataattttataagaaAAGATAGTGAGTTATTCGTGACAGAATTACGAGCAGCTCGCGAATAAAGCTCGTAAACAAATAAACGAGTTACTCGCGAGCAGCTCACAAACATAATGTTGAACTCGAACTTCTCAATTTGCTAATGAACCGAACATGAATAGGTCAAAGTTCGGCTTAATTCAATTATAGTCTAATAataaattcttaattattataaaattcaatattgaatataaaatttggtTAACATAACGGTTAAAATGGTGGTTGgcgttatttattttatttacatttaaaatttatatttgtaacgtttgaaaaacaattttttttttttttttttttttgtagatgtataatatgattataaaaaaaaaattgtaaattttttttatcaacggTAAAAGAACACCATATTCCACACATATAAATTAACATTATTTTAGGTGAATTAAATGTTTACCATTAACAATttctttttacaaaaaaaaaaaaattaagggtaGGTTGAAATTGTTAAtaataaaatctatatataatttaaacttCTTTTATATGAGCGTttcagaaataataataaaattatttttgaattttatttaccaacttaaatttttagttaaaaaattaaaataccaCAGGTCTAACctatcaaaatcaaaataataaagGACCTAATGACACTTTTTGGCCGATTTTTAAATGGTAAACTAAAAATGAGGGGTTTAATTGAATGGAGGGAAATGTTTTGTGAAgtttatagagagagaaagagaaccCGAGGAAACGCGTGAGAATGAGGTGCCCGTAAATTCAGCTGACCGACGGGCAGAAGAAAGAAtctaagaaagaaagaaatcaCTATTCACTACTTGTAGTTTTGGCGCCAAAATAATTGGGTTTATTTTAGTTTGATGATAATGCCAATAATTGGGATTTATGTGGACGAATATTATAATttaaggataattacaaaaGTGCCTAATCCATCAACTTATctacaattataattattacacAATCCCACATTGTAGGGCATCTATCTTTACGCTAGCTAAATTAACAATTTAACTCTCAAGTTAAGACCACACATATTTATATTCAACTTAATTTTCTAGAGATGGCGCCAGTAAGAAACCCGGACCCTGGAGCTGTGGGAGGTGTTCTTAAAGATGGAAATGGGAATTGGTTAGAAGGGTTTGTTATTAATCTTGAAATCTGTACTGCCTTTCTACCCGAATTATGGGAGCTTTATTTTGGTTTAAAGATGACGTGGATCCGGGGATACAAGAAAG comes from the Euphorbia lathyris chromosome 5, ddEupLath1.1, whole genome shotgun sequence genome and includes:
- the LOC136228892 gene encoding cyclin-dependent protein kinase inhibitor SMR6-like → MGFSGKHQSESGLEFDGKKWVIAGIPLRAPLKPIYTNPVEKSEIEECSTTPTNSEARIPVRKLPPPAPKKRKATLKCNYSSSVREFFTPPDLETVFMRQIERAN